From Streptomyces yatensis, one genomic window encodes:
- a CDS encoding FecCD family ABC transporter permease — MNGTDVKRSVAPVTPGVRLGQVSFVWRPWLVCVTLLLAAATFLVFCLSIGVGDFPIGLSRVIATIVGGGERVDKFVIMDLRMPRALAGLVVGIALGVSGALTQSIARNPLASPDILGITGGAGAVSVFLVTVSGGTAAAVVSAVGLSTAALAGGLGTGLLVYFLAWRRGIDGFRLILIGISVSAMMEAITTWLLVTADIKDVARAQAWLVGSLDNRSWSEVRVALWCTLVLLAVVCCVAFQFKPMHLGDEVAAGLGVRYGMVRAVLLLCAVLLAAVGVSAAGPVPFVALVAPQVAMRLARCPTPPMVASGMVGALLLTGADLVARTALPITLPVGVVTAAIGGPFLVYLLVRANLR; from the coding sequence GTGAACGGGACAGATGTGAAGCGATCGGTGGCGCCGGTGACGCCGGGCGTGCGGCTCGGTCAGGTGTCGTTCGTATGGCGGCCCTGGCTCGTCTGCGTCACGCTGCTGCTGGCGGCGGCCACCTTCCTGGTGTTCTGCCTGTCCATCGGCGTCGGGGACTTCCCCATCGGGCTGTCCCGGGTGATCGCCACGATCGTCGGCGGGGGCGAGCGGGTCGACAAGTTCGTGATCATGGACTTGCGGATGCCGCGCGCCCTGGCCGGGCTCGTCGTGGGGATCGCGCTGGGGGTCTCCGGCGCGCTGACGCAGTCCATCGCCCGCAATCCGCTGGCCAGCCCGGACATTCTGGGGATCACCGGGGGCGCCGGCGCGGTCTCGGTGTTCCTGGTGACCGTGTCGGGCGGGACCGCCGCGGCGGTCGTGAGCGCCGTGGGTCTGTCCACGGCGGCGCTCGCGGGCGGTCTCGGCACGGGGCTGTTGGTGTACTTCCTGGCGTGGCGGCGCGGGATCGACGGCTTCCGGCTCATCCTCATCGGCATCTCGGTGAGCGCCATGATGGAAGCGATCACGACATGGCTGCTGGTCACGGCCGATATCAAGGATGTGGCCCGGGCCCAGGCATGGCTGGTCGGCTCGCTGGACAACCGCTCGTGGAGCGAGGTCCGGGTGGCGCTGTGGTGCACGCTCGTCCTCCTGGCCGTCGTGTGCTGTGTGGCGTTCCAGTTCAAGCCGATGCACTTGGGTGACGAGGTCGCCGCGGGCCTGGGCGTCCGGTACGGGATGGTGCGGGCGGTCCTGCTGCTGTGCGCGGTCCTGCTGGCCGCCGTGGGGGTGAGCGCGGCGGGTCCGGTCCCGTTCGTCGCGCTGGTGGCGCCGCAGGTGGCGATGCGTCTGGCGAGGTGCCCCACACCGCCGATGGTGGCCTCCGGCATGGTGGGGGCGTTGCTGCTGACCGGTGCGGACCTGGTCGCGCGCACGGCGCTGCCGATCACGCTTCCGGTCGGTGTGGTCACCGCCGCGATCGGCGGCCCCTTCCTCGTCTATCTGCTGGTGCGGGCGAATCTGAGATAG
- a CDS encoding methionyl-tRNA formyltransferase: MRVVMFGYQSWGHRTLQALLDSEHDVVLVVTHPKSEHAYEKIWSDSVADLAEEHGVPVLIRNRPDDDELFERLKEVDPDIIVANNWRTWIPPRIFGLPRHGTLNIHDALLPKYAGFSPLIWALINGESEVGVTAHMMNDELDAGDIVRQEAVPVGPTDTATDLFHKTVDLIAPVTIGALGLIASGQTEFTKQDRSQASFFHKRSIEDIRIDWSWPAEDLERLVRAQSEPYPSTYAFHKGKRLEILAAVVSQGRYGGTPGRIFYREGDGVVIVAGADARTGRNHGLAITRVRTEDGREMGATEYFTSMGGYLTSRP, encoded by the coding sequence ATGCGGGTCGTCATGTTCGGTTACCAGAGCTGGGGGCACCGCACCCTGCAAGCCCTCCTGGACTCCGAGCACGACGTGGTACTCGTCGTTACGCACCCCAAGAGCGAGCACGCGTACGAGAAGATCTGGAGCGACTCCGTCGCCGACCTCGCCGAAGAGCACGGCGTCCCGGTGCTGATCCGCAACCGCCCTGACGACGACGAGTTGTTCGAGCGCCTCAAGGAGGTCGACCCGGACATCATCGTGGCGAACAACTGGCGGACATGGATCCCTCCGCGCATCTTCGGGCTGCCCCGCCACGGCACGCTGAACATCCACGATGCGCTGCTGCCGAAGTACGCCGGCTTCTCCCCGCTGATCTGGGCCCTGATCAACGGCGAGTCCGAAGTGGGCGTCACCGCGCACATGATGAACGACGAACTCGACGCGGGCGACATCGTCCGGCAGGAGGCGGTTCCGGTCGGGCCGACCGACACCGCCACCGACCTCTTCCACAAGACCGTCGACCTCATCGCCCCGGTCACGATCGGAGCGCTCGGCCTCATCGCCTCCGGGCAGACGGAGTTCACGAAGCAGGACCGGTCCCAGGCCAGCTTCTTCCACAAGCGGTCCATCGAGGACATCCGCATCGACTGGAGCTGGCCGGCGGAGGACCTCGAACGCCTGGTCCGCGCCCAGTCCGAGCCGTACCCCAGCACTTACGCCTTCCATAAGGGCAAGCGCCTCGAAATCCTGGCCGCGGTGGTGTCCCAGGGCCGGTACGGCGGCACTCCCGGCCGCATCTTCTACCGCGAGGGCGACGGTGTGGTGATCGTCGCCGGAGCCGACGCCCGCACCGGCCGCAACCACGGCCTGGCCATCACACGCGTACGGACCGAGGACGGCCGCGAGATGGGTGCCACGGAGTACTTCACCTCCATGGGCGGCTACCTGACCAGCCGCCCCTGA
- a CDS encoding LacI family DNA-binding transcriptional regulator, which yields MDDVGSGRHRRGTDKRPRLEDVAARVGLSTASVSLVLRGVPGPSERTRQRVLKAAADLGYQADRTASLLASRRTRLLGVMVDIHSPFHADLVEHLHTAAEEVGYDLVLSTQTRTRDEHTAVETLLAFRSEALILLGPAAPADTLAALDRKAPVIAVGRRIADTELDVVRTADDDGVSQTVDHLVGLGHRSIVYVDGGKGVIATDRRRGYRTAMRRHGLGAHIRILHGDHTEAAGERAARHLLDSGELPTAVVAFNDQCAIGVLAALSRADIAVPGEVSVAGYDDDTLSRLSCFDLTTVSQNAREQARQAVAAAVERLDQGRTEPREVVLPPRLVVRGSTAGPA from the coding sequence GTGGATGACGTCGGCTCCGGGCGCCACCGAAGGGGCACGGACAAGCGCCCCCGGCTGGAGGACGTGGCCGCCCGGGTGGGGCTGTCCACGGCGTCGGTGTCCCTGGTCCTGCGTGGTGTGCCCGGCCCCAGCGAACGCACACGGCAGCGCGTCCTGAAGGCCGCCGCCGACCTCGGCTACCAGGCGGACCGCACCGCCAGCCTGCTGGCCAGCAGGCGCACCCGGCTGCTCGGCGTGATGGTCGACATCCACAGCCCGTTCCACGCCGACCTGGTCGAGCACCTGCACACGGCCGCCGAGGAGGTCGGCTACGACCTCGTCCTCAGCACGCAGACCCGCACCCGCGACGAGCACACCGCCGTCGAAACCCTGCTGGCCTTCCGCAGCGAGGCCCTGATCCTGCTCGGCCCGGCCGCCCCCGCCGACACCCTCGCCGCTCTCGACCGCAAGGCCCCCGTGATCGCCGTCGGCCGCCGGATCGCCGACACCGAGCTGGACGTCGTCCGCACCGCCGACGACGACGGTGTGAGCCAGACCGTCGACCATCTGGTCGGCCTCGGCCACCGTTCGATCGTCTACGTCGACGGGGGCAAGGGCGTCATCGCCACCGACCGGCGCCGCGGCTACCGTACGGCCATGCGCCGCCACGGCCTCGGCGCGCACATCCGGATCCTGCACGGCGACCACACCGAAGCGGCCGGTGAGCGCGCCGCTCGCCACCTCCTCGACAGCGGCGAGCTGCCCACCGCGGTCGTGGCCTTCAACGACCAGTGCGCCATCGGTGTTCTGGCCGCCCTCTCCCGCGCCGACATCGCCGTCCCGGGCGAGGTGTCGGTGGCCGGTTACGACGACGACACCCTCTCCCGGCTCAGTTGCTTCGACCTGACCACCGTCAGCCAGAACGCGCGGGAGCAGGCGCGGCAGGCGGTGGCCGCGGCCGTCGAACGCCTCGACCAGGGCCGCACCGAACCCCGCGAGGTCGTGCTTCCGCCCCGTCTCGTCGTACGCGGCAGCACGGCCGGTCCGGCCTGA
- a CDS encoding lysine N(6)-hydroxylase/L-ornithine N(5)-oxygenase family protein — MSQVLPGGASVVHDLIGIGFGPSNVAMAIALSEHNAHAAGGEEISAHFFEQQPRFGWHRGMLIDDATMQVSFLKDLVTLRNPASEFSFLCYLKSRGRLIDFINHKNLFPLRVEFHDYFEWAAAKVGDMVSYGHEVVGVAPVVHDGAVEYLDVTVRSAEGLAVHRARNLVIGTGLRPLMPEGVERGDRVWHTSELLAKADGLEGTSPSRFIVVGAGQSAAENVAYLHRRFPEAEVCAVFSRYGYSPADDSGFANRIFDPEAVDEYFAAPEDVKRRLMDYHGNTNYSVVDIDLIDDLYRQMYQEKVLGVERLRFLNVSRLADVKETATQVRATVTSLVTGEETPLDADVVVFATGYSPADPLGLLGEVAESCLRDDEGRIRVERDYRVATDPGLRCGIYLQGGTEHTHGITSSLLSNTATRVGEILDSLIDRGVPFASDGARPVADGVGSTAR; from the coding sequence ATGTCACAGGTTCTTCCTGGTGGCGCATCAGTGGTCCACGACCTCATTGGCATCGGCTTCGGGCCGTCCAATGTGGCCATGGCGATCGCACTCAGCGAGCACAACGCACACGCCGCCGGGGGAGAGGAGATCAGCGCTCACTTCTTCGAGCAGCAGCCGCGCTTCGGCTGGCACCGAGGCATGCTGATCGACGACGCGACCATGCAGGTGTCCTTCCTCAAAGACCTGGTGACCCTGCGGAACCCGGCCAGTGAGTTCAGCTTCCTCTGCTATCTGAAGAGCAGGGGGCGGCTGATCGACTTCATCAACCACAAGAACCTCTTCCCGCTGCGGGTGGAGTTCCACGACTACTTCGAGTGGGCCGCGGCCAAGGTCGGGGACATGGTCTCCTACGGCCATGAGGTCGTCGGTGTCGCGCCTGTCGTCCATGACGGGGCCGTGGAGTACCTGGATGTGACGGTCCGGTCGGCGGAGGGGCTCGCGGTGCACCGCGCCCGCAACCTCGTCATCGGCACCGGGCTGCGTCCCCTCATGCCCGAGGGCGTGGAACGCGGTGACCGCGTCTGGCACACTTCTGAACTGCTGGCGAAGGCCGACGGCCTGGAAGGCACCTCGCCCTCCCGGTTCATCGTCGTGGGCGCCGGGCAGAGTGCCGCGGAGAACGTCGCCTACCTGCACCGTCGCTTCCCGGAGGCCGAGGTCTGCGCGGTCTTCTCCCGCTACGGCTACAGCCCCGCGGACGACAGCGGTTTCGCCAACCGGATCTTCGACCCCGAGGCGGTCGACGAGTACTTCGCCGCGCCCGAGGACGTCAAGCGCCGGCTGATGGACTACCACGGGAACACCAACTACTCCGTGGTGGACATCGACCTGATCGACGACCTGTACCGGCAGATGTACCAGGAGAAGGTCCTCGGCGTGGAGCGGCTGCGCTTCCTCAACGTGTCCCGGCTCGCCGACGTCAAGGAGACGGCGACGCAGGTGCGGGCCACCGTGACGTCCCTCGTCACCGGCGAGGAGACGCCGCTGGACGCGGATGTGGTGGTCTTCGCCACCGGCTACAGCCCCGCCGACCCCCTCGGCCTCCTCGGCGAGGTCGCCGAGAGCTGCCTCCGCGACGACGAGGGCCGCATCCGCGTCGAGCGCGACTACCGCGTCGCGACGGATCCCGGGCTGCGCTGCGGGATCTATCTGCAGGGCGGTACGGAGCACACCCACGGCATCACCTCCTCCCTGCTGTCCAACACCGCGACCCGGGTCGGCGAGATCCTGGACTCGCTCATCGACCGGGGCGTCCCGTTCGCCTCCGACGGGGCCCGGCCGGTCGCCGACGGAGTCGGCAGCACCGCTCGCTAG
- a CDS encoding ABC transporter ATP-binding protein → MSAERTTEIEPGAQGIPRLAAEGVSVGYGGRAVIEDLDVTIPPGVITTIIGPNGCGKSTLLRTLTRLLKPAKGAVVLDGEDIAGLRTRDVAKKLGLLPQAPVAPEGLTVADLVAKGRHPHQSWLRQWSSDDAGVVERALAMTGVSELADRPVDSLSGGQRQRVWISMTLAQGTDLLLLDEPTTYLDLAHAIDVLDLVDDLHESGRTVVMVLHDLNLATRYSDNLIVMRAGSILAQGHPREVITAELLDEAFGLRALVIDDPVGDRPLIVPIGRTHVQLDQVPPSNAKVRLG, encoded by the coding sequence GTGAGCGCCGAGCGCACCACCGAGATCGAGCCCGGGGCCCAGGGCATCCCACGGCTGGCGGCCGAAGGCGTCTCGGTCGGGTACGGCGGCCGGGCCGTCATCGAGGATCTGGATGTGACGATCCCGCCGGGCGTGATCACCACGATCATCGGCCCCAACGGCTGTGGCAAGTCGACCCTGTTGCGCACCCTGACCCGGCTGCTCAAGCCGGCCAAGGGGGCCGTGGTGCTGGACGGCGAGGACATCGCGGGGCTCAGGACCAGGGACGTGGCCAAGAAGCTGGGCCTGCTGCCGCAGGCGCCGGTGGCGCCGGAGGGGCTGACGGTGGCCGACCTGGTCGCCAAGGGGCGGCATCCGCACCAGAGTTGGCTGCGGCAGTGGTCCTCGGACGACGCAGGTGTGGTGGAGCGTGCGCTGGCCATGACCGGGGTGTCGGAGCTGGCAGATCGCCCGGTCGACTCGCTGTCGGGCGGGCAGCGTCAGCGCGTCTGGATCTCGATGACCCTGGCTCAGGGCACCGATCTGCTGCTGCTGGACGAGCCGACCACTTATTTGGACCTGGCGCACGCGATCGATGTGCTGGACCTCGTGGACGACCTGCACGAGTCGGGCCGCACGGTGGTGATGGTGTTGCACGACCTCAATCTGGCCACGCGCTACAGCGACAACCTCATCGTGATGCGGGCGGGTTCGATCCTGGCGCAGGGGCATCCGCGTGAGGTGATCACCGCCGAGTTGCTGGACGAGGCATTCGGGCTGCGCGCCCTGGTGATTGACGATCCGGTGGGCGACCGGCCGCTCATCGTGCCGATCGGCCGTACCCACGTCCAGCTCGATCAGGTTCCGCCAAGCAATGCAAAAGTAAGGCTAGGCTAG
- a CDS encoding iron-siderophore ABC transporter substrate-binding protein gives MLLHRTTRRTPRRRLAAALLAAALGVGLLAGCGSDSTDEAGDDTPAAASGAFPVTVEHAFGSTKITKAPRRVVSVGYTDDQAMLALGVRPVGMVDQYPNPAGKKPDLNTQWPWVKDKWGDTRPEVVMKNGDTGPNYEKIAALRPDLIVAVYSEIDKAAYDKLSQIAPTVGRTKGEKEPFSAPWQDNAVQIARALGQESEGTKLVQGIEDKLGAAKKAHPEFADQTAVMLSWYKNSVAPFTSTDVRGRLVTGIGFTYQTKIDKIADGKFYTVLSPERIDLVDADRVFVINDRADQQALKKFQLFTNLDAVKKGKVSYLLDSEGPAVGAAISQGTLLSLPYAIDELVKSVGRG, from the coding sequence ATGCTCCTCCATCGAACGACGCGTAGGACGCCAAGGCGGCGGTTAGCGGCGGCGCTGTTGGCCGCGGCCCTCGGTGTCGGCCTCCTCGCGGGATGCGGTTCCGACTCGACGGACGAGGCGGGCGACGACACCCCGGCCGCCGCCTCCGGCGCGTTCCCCGTCACCGTGGAGCACGCGTTCGGATCCACGAAGATCACCAAGGCTCCCCGGCGGGTGGTCTCCGTCGGCTACACGGACGACCAGGCCATGCTGGCGCTCGGGGTCAGACCGGTCGGCATGGTCGACCAGTATCCGAACCCGGCGGGCAAGAAGCCCGACCTCAACACCCAGTGGCCCTGGGTGAAGGACAAGTGGGGCGACACCCGGCCCGAGGTCGTCATGAAGAACGGCGACACCGGTCCCAACTACGAGAAGATCGCCGCCCTGCGGCCGGACCTGATCGTGGCGGTGTACTCCGAGATCGACAAGGCCGCCTACGACAAGCTCTCCCAGATCGCCCCGACCGTCGGCCGCACCAAGGGCGAGAAGGAGCCGTTCAGCGCCCCGTGGCAGGACAACGCCGTCCAGATCGCCAGGGCGCTGGGCCAGGAGAGTGAGGGCACCAAGCTGGTGCAGGGCATCGAGGACAAGCTCGGCGCGGCCAAGAAGGCGCATCCGGAGTTCGCGGACCAGACCGCGGTCATGCTGTCCTGGTACAAGAACTCGGTGGCGCCGTTCACCTCCACCGATGTGCGCGGGCGGCTGGTCACGGGCATCGGCTTCACCTACCAGACCAAGATCGACAAGATCGCGGACGGGAAGTTCTACACCGTCCTGTCCCCCGAGCGCATCGACCTGGTCGACGCCGACCGCGTCTTCGTCATCAACGACAGGGCCGACCAGCAGGCGCTGAAGAAGTTCCAGCTCTTCACCAACCTGGACGCGGTGAAGAAGGGCAAGGTGTCCTACCTGCTGGACAGCGAGGGCCCGGCCGTCGGCGCGGCCATCTCCCAGGGCACCCTGCTGTCCCTGCCCTACGCGATCGACGAGCTCGTCAAGTCGGTCGGCCGGGGGTGA
- a CDS encoding TOPRIM nucleotidyl transferase/hydrolase domain-containing protein, with the protein MADMGAFREAVIAWAAGGPGDRAHELATRLPVRAAVLLEGPSDVAAVGALAARRGRNLAAEGICVLSMGGAMSVGRFARLLGPSGLGLRLTGLCDEAERGYYVRGLERATAAQPGAAQIDAAPPMATQQRIFVCAVDLEDELIRALGVTRVEELVRAEGDLRPLQTFLRQPAQRGRSSQQQLRRFLSTKKGRKIHYGRVLAEALDPDRIPAPLDGLLTSL; encoded by the coding sequence ATGGCAGACATGGGGGCGTTCCGGGAAGCGGTCATCGCGTGGGCGGCCGGTGGGCCCGGCGACCGCGCGCACGAGCTGGCCACGCGGCTGCCCGTCCGGGCGGCGGTCCTGCTCGAAGGGCCGAGCGATGTGGCAGCGGTCGGCGCGCTGGCCGCGAGGCGAGGCCGGAACCTGGCGGCCGAGGGAATCTGCGTCCTGTCGATGGGCGGTGCGATGAGCGTCGGGCGCTTCGCCCGCCTCCTCGGCCCCTCCGGCCTGGGCCTTCGCCTCACGGGACTGTGCGACGAGGCGGAGCGCGGCTACTACGTGCGCGGCCTGGAGCGGGCCACCGCGGCACAGCCCGGTGCGGCACAGATCGATGCGGCACCGCCCATGGCAACACAGCAACGGATCTTCGTCTGCGCGGTGGATCTGGAGGACGAGCTCATCCGCGCGCTGGGTGTGACCCGGGTGGAGGAGCTCGTCCGGGCGGAGGGCGACCTGCGCCCCTTGCAGACCTTCCTGCGCCAGCCCGCCCAGCGGGGCCGCAGTTCACAGCAGCAGTTGCGGCGCTTCCTCAGCACGAAGAAGGGGCGCAAGATCCACTACGGCCGTGTCCTCGCCGAGGCCCTCGACCCCGACCGCATACCCGCCCCGCTCGACGGCCTGCTCACCAGCCTCTGA
- a CDS encoding FecCD family ABC transporter permease translates to MSTTAMERPLAGGTTKARRRRVVGLGTLVAILVIAAAVSLAVGARALSPAEVWHGLFAAPDSDQRLTEIRLIVRTVRMPRTVLAIVAGIALGVGGALIQGYTRNPIADTGLLGVNSGASFAVVSVIAVFGVADPFQYVWFAFLGAAGSGVVVFGLASIGRGAGNPLTLALAGQGITVFLTAMTTAVALSDRASLNALRFWNAGSVAGVGFDVIWPVALFIAVGLVLALTTLPALNLLNLGDDVARGLGVNIALSRTVGIAAITLLAGAATAACGPIAFLGLMVAHVARYLTGPDHRWLVPYAGLLGAVVLLLCDIVGRLVVRPGELDAGVVVALLGAPFFAALVWLGKFKSA, encoded by the coding sequence ATGAGCACCACTGCGATGGAGCGCCCCTTGGCCGGGGGCACGACAAAGGCCCGTCGGCGGCGGGTTGTGGGTCTGGGCACGCTGGTGGCGATCCTCGTGATCGCGGCGGCGGTGTCGCTGGCCGTCGGTGCGCGCGCGCTGAGCCCCGCCGAGGTGTGGCACGGGTTGTTCGCGGCGCCGGACTCCGACCAGCGGCTCACCGAGATCAGGCTCATCGTGCGGACCGTGCGGATGCCCCGGACGGTGCTCGCGATCGTGGCGGGCATCGCGCTGGGGGTCGGCGGGGCGCTGATCCAGGGGTACACGCGGAATCCGATCGCCGACACGGGCTTGCTGGGGGTGAACTCCGGCGCCTCGTTCGCCGTGGTGTCGGTGATCGCCGTGTTCGGGGTCGCCGACCCGTTCCAGTACGTCTGGTTCGCCTTCCTGGGGGCGGCCGGCTCCGGTGTCGTGGTGTTCGGGCTGGCGAGCATCGGCCGAGGGGCCGGCAATCCGCTGACGCTCGCACTGGCCGGGCAGGGGATCACCGTGTTCCTGACGGCGATGACCACGGCGGTCGCGCTCTCGGACCGGGCGTCGCTGAACGCGCTGCGGTTCTGGAACGCGGGCTCCGTGGCCGGTGTCGGGTTCGACGTCATCTGGCCGGTGGCCCTGTTCATCGCGGTCGGGCTGGTGCTGGCGCTGACCACACTGCCCGCCCTCAACCTGCTCAACCTGGGTGACGATGTGGCGCGGGGGCTGGGCGTGAACATCGCGCTGAGCCGGACCGTCGGCATCGCCGCCATCACCCTGCTGGCGGGCGCGGCGACGGCGGCGTGCGGCCCCATCGCGTTTCTCGGGCTCATGGTGGCCCATGTGGCCCGGTATCTGACCGGGCCGGACCACCGCTGGCTGGTGCCGTACGCGGGTCTGCTCGGCGCTGTCGTCCTCCTGCTCTGCGACATCGTCGGGCGCCTGGTGGTGCGGCCGGGCGAGTTGGACGCGGGTGTGGTCGTGGCTCTTCTGGGCGCTCCGTTCTTCGCGGCCCTGGTATGGCTCGGAAAGTTCAAGAGCGCGTGA
- a CDS encoding ABC transporter ATP-binding protein encodes MSTTEARLTPATATLRTATGRVATRWVAAHCREVPWLTAATALTTVAGAALQVLPVILLGRVVDGVVEGEPRSTLVTIGVVMGAAALFGAAATAVSTYLIGRLGADLLARLREGAVRAVLGMPSARIEQVGRGDVLSRVGDDVAVLSKGIRTAVPTVFSAGVLVVIATAGMFGLDWRLGLAGAGALPAYALALRWYLPRSAPLYQRQRAAQADRAQALISGLKGIDTVRAYRLEGAFREEVGAESWRVRDLGIEVFRFFGRFVGRENRAEFIGLVLIIVVGYSLLEADAASLGDVSSAPLIFHRLFTPLGSIMFTFDEAQKSGASLTRLVGVVGEAAEDRLVGDAAVSPADTGPYSVTVEGLTYRYPDTEEPVLRDVSLTIPAGGSLALVGATGAGKSTLAALIAGIGTPQAGSVRVGTTDLAGLDEAGARALVSILTQDTHVFSGPLAEDLRLAAPRASDAELMDALRTVGADRWVDALPDGLNTMVGEGGERLDVTKAAQIALARLVLGRAPVVVLDESTAEAGSEGAAELERAVLAACSGRTTLFVAHRLTQAMAADRIAVLDAGRVVEQGTHAELVALGGRYARLWRAWREGS; translated from the coding sequence GTGAGCACCACCGAGGCGCGCCTCACCCCGGCCACGGCGACCCTGCGCACGGCGACCGGACGCGTGGCCACCCGATGGGTCGCGGCACACTGCCGCGAGGTGCCCTGGCTGACGGCCGCCACCGCGCTCACCACGGTGGCCGGGGCGGCGCTCCAGGTGCTCCCGGTGATCCTCCTCGGCCGGGTGGTCGACGGGGTGGTCGAGGGCGAGCCGCGCTCGACCCTGGTCACGATCGGGGTGGTGATGGGGGCCGCGGCGCTGTTCGGCGCGGCGGCCACCGCGGTATCGACCTACCTCATCGGACGGCTCGGCGCGGATCTGCTCGCGCGGCTGCGCGAAGGCGCCGTCCGAGCGGTGCTGGGGATGCCGAGCGCACGGATCGAGCAGGTCGGCCGGGGGGATGTGCTGTCCAGGGTCGGTGACGATGTGGCCGTGCTGTCCAAGGGTATCCGCACGGCCGTCCCCACGGTGTTCTCGGCGGGCGTGCTGGTCGTCATCGCCACGGCCGGCATGTTCGGCCTCGACTGGCGGCTCGGCCTGGCGGGCGCCGGTGCGCTGCCCGCGTACGCGCTGGCCCTGCGCTGGTATCTCCCCCGCTCCGCCCCGCTCTACCAGCGGCAGCGGGCGGCCCAGGCCGACCGTGCGCAGGCGTTGATCAGTGGCCTGAAGGGGATCGACACCGTCCGGGCGTACCGCCTCGAAGGCGCCTTCCGCGAGGAGGTCGGCGCCGAGTCATGGCGGGTGCGCGATCTCGGTATCGAGGTGTTCCGGTTCTTCGGCCGCTTCGTCGGCAGGGAGAACCGCGCCGAGTTCATCGGGCTGGTCCTGATCATCGTGGTGGGGTACTCCCTGCTGGAGGCCGATGCCGCCAGCCTGGGCGACGTCTCCTCGGCCCCCCTGATCTTCCACCGGCTCTTCACCCCGCTGGGCTCCATCATGTTCACCTTCGACGAGGCGCAGAAGTCGGGCGCGAGCCTGACCCGGCTGGTCGGGGTGGTGGGGGAGGCCGCCGAGGACCGGCTGGTGGGCGACGCGGCCGTCTCGCCGGCGGACACCGGGCCGTACTCGGTGACGGTGGAGGGGCTCACGTATCGCTACCCCGACACCGAGGAGCCGGTCCTCCGGGACGTCAGTCTGACGATCCCGGCCGGAGGTTCGCTCGCGCTGGTGGGGGCGACCGGCGCGGGCAAGTCCACGCTGGCCGCGCTGATCGCGGGCATCGGGACCCCGCAGGCCGGGTCGGTGCGCGTCGGGACGACCGACCTGGCCGGTCTGGACGAGGCCGGGGCGCGGGCCCTGGTGAGCATCCTGACGCAGGACACCCATGTGTTCTCCGGGCCGCTCGCCGAAGACCTTCGGCTGGCTGCGCCGCGGGCGAGTGATGCCGAGCTGATGGACGCGTTGCGCACGGTCGGCGCCGATAGATGGGTCGACGCGCTGCCCGATGGGCTCAACACCATGGTCGGCGAGGGCGGAGAGCGCCTGGACGTCACCAAGGCGGCCCAGATCGCCCTGGCCCGGCTGGTGCTGGGCCGGGCGCCGGTGGTGGTGCTCGACGAGTCGACCGCGGAGGCGGGCAGCGAGGGCGCCGCCGAGCTGGAGCGGGCCGTGCTGGCCGCGTGCTCGGGCCGGACCACGCTGTTCGTGGCGCACCGGCTGACCCAGGCGATGGCGGCGGACCGGATCGCCGTGCTGGACGCGGGCCGGGTGGTGGAGCAGGGAACGCACGCGGAGCTGGTGGCCCTGGGCGGCCGGTACGCACGACTGTGGCGGGCCTGGCGCGAAGGCAGTTAG